A genomic segment from Montipora foliosa isolate CH-2021 chromosome 9, ASM3666993v2, whole genome shotgun sequence encodes:
- the LOC137970924 gene encoding single-strand DNA endonuclease ASTE1-like → MGVPGFTSFVNSVENLWERIDLHDTKLVIDGSALCYYLYVNSGLNCQCGGEYHEFYRAVVSFFVALKSSRVECCVVFDGVDDPSGKKLETIKKRAKNNIETAGELSRSANGSRSLFLLPLLSALVFRQALRDTNITFAICDSEADTEVASLAAAWNCPVLSNDSDFFIFDIDAGYIPLSSLHWNSRPLTAKIFYRSKLASRFRIRAELIPLLASLAGNDYVSEDLLADFNGALNRVQTPNHVGKKERRFAKIASILSKLPSLCSQEEALTCTLETLTSSQGRDRLQQAVEFSLQEYNFKDSNLLRYFEEGLICSSLRTLDGQQEIEEGVLRQFRAGKFSIKYLSCLTGGRNMLRVQVENCAELSANRCSLQLRRLVYGILRDASEKDGKTKITVVQELDRVGFKVNQSNVEPYIGCSVPCWSLVPYLDSDERCKLLLFALDSDTADARSLPESLILIASSARYLINHAQPAVEINHLKALLCCWVLLKDNVCKQSAGTAQTFDVKAAHSFCQWQCILRDAIGLNFILLEPVPTPCLHEVFSGSLAHFLQRQLNQGRRLEDLLPSFKQFRLFHRLYTAVTSDLLNKMIATQMNRGSKKAKKTTNLSNSKRNMMTHSGSRFAVLRDAEEGK, encoded by the exons ATGGGGGTTCCAGGGTTTACAAGTTTTGTTAACTCGGTCGAAAACCTCTGGGAAAGAATCGATCTTCATGACACAAAGCTCGTCATAGATGGCTCTGCTTTATGCTATTATCTCTACGTAAACAGCGGTCTGAACTGTCAATGCGGCGGTGAGTACCATGAATTTTATCGAGCGGTAGTTTCGTTTTTCGTTGCCCTGAAATCAAGCCGCGTGGAGTGTTGTGTGGTTTTCGACGGCGTAGACGATCCAAGCGGGAAAAAGCTGGAGACCATCAAGAAGCGAGCCAAAAATAATATCGAAACTGCTGGCGAATTATCGAGATCAGCCAATGGATCACGAAGCCTCTTTCTACTTCCTCTTTTGTCTGCGCTTGTGTTTAGACAAGCGCTGAGGGATACAAACATAACATTTGCAATTTGTGACAG TGAGGCTGACACGGAAGTTGCTTCCCTGGCTGCAGCATGGAACTGCCCTGTCCTTAGCAATGACAGTGACTTCTTTATATTTGATATCGACGCAGGTTACATTCCCTTATCTTCTTTGCATTGGAACTCAAGACCCTTAACAGCAAAGATTTTCTATCGCTCAAAACTAGCATCGCGATTTCGAATTCGTGCAGAACTAATACCTTTGTTAGCTTCTCTAGCTGGGAATGATTATGTTAGTGAGGATCTGTTGGCGGATTTTAATGGTGCACTCAATCGCGTTCAGACTCCCAATCATGTaggtaaaaaagaaagaaggttTGCAAAGATTGCCAGCATATTGAGTAAACTACCCAGCTTGTGTTCACAAGAAGAAGCGTTGACATGCACACTTGAAACACTGACCTCATCACAAGGAAGAGATAGGCTACAACAAGCTGTGGAGTTTTCTCTGCAGGAATACAACTTTAAAGACTCAAATCTGTTACGCTACTTTGAGGAAGGCTTGATCTGCAGTTCACTCAGAACTCTAGATGGCCAGCAAGAAATCGAGGAAGGGGTTTTACGCCAGTTTCGCGCTGGGAAGTTTTCCATAAAATACCTCAGCTGTTTAACTGGCGGGAGAAACATGCTAAGAGTCCAAGTTGAAAATTGTGCGGAACTATCCGCAAACCGTTGTTCCCTGCAGCTCAGGCGCCTTGTTTACGGTATTCTCAGAGATGCTAGCGAGAAGGACGGGAAGACAAAAATAACAGTAGTTCAGGAGTTGGACAGAGTAGGTTTCAAGGTGAACCAGTCAAATGTCGAACCCTACATTGGGTGTTCGGTACCATGCTGGAGTCTCGTTCCATACCTTGATTCCGATGAGCGATGCAAGTTGCTGTTATTTGCGCTCGATTCTGATACAGCAGATGCGAGGTCGTTGCCTGAAAGTTTGATACTGATTGCATCGTCTGCCCGTTATCTGATTAACCACGCCCAACCAGCAGTGGAAATAAACCATCTCAAAGCTTTGCTGTGTTGTTGGGTTTTGTTAAAAGACAACGTGTGTAAACAGTCCGCTGGTACCGCTCAGACGTTTGACGTTAAAGCAGCACATAGCTTTTGTCAGTGGCAATGTATTTTAAGAGATGCTATTGGCCTTAATTTTATCCTGCTTGAACCTGTCCCGACACCGTGTCTTCACGAAGTATTTAGCGGAAGTCTGGCGCATTTTCTGCAACGACAACTAAATCAAG gTCGAAGATTGGAGGATCTGCTTCCATCGTTCAAACAATTCCGGTTATTTCACAGGCTTTATACAGCAGTAACGAGTGATCTATTGAATAAAATGATAGCTACACAAATGAACAGAGGTAGCAAGAAAGCCAAGAAGACGACAAATCTCTCTAACTCCAAACGAAACATGATGACGCATTCCGGAAGTCGTTTTGCAGTCCTTCGCGACGCAGAAGAGGGAAAGTAA